From the Micromonospora echinospora genome, the window GGCAATCGGGACGCCGCCCGGTCTCGGTGCGCCCCGGCCGGCTCGGCGGATGCGGCGACGTCCGGCAGGGGCAGCCGCCGCCGGGTACGTCCGTTCGACAGCTCGACGCAGTCGACGTAGTTGTTCTTGACGTTGACCTCGAACTCCGGCTCGGCGCTGGTCATCGGTCGCAGCCCACGCATGGTGTCTCCCGTCACAGTGGATGGTCGTGTGCTCGACGGTGCCATCGTCGGCTGGGATCCCGCTGGGATCCTCGGCGGTGCGGCGTGGCACCCACCACGACCGGCCACTGCTGGAAGGCGCCCATGGGAGTACGGCCCGGCCGGCCGGAAGGTCGAGGGAGGCGTCCTGGCCGAGGATCGCCGCCTCCAGGCGAAGCAGTCCCGCCCCGGGGTCGAGACCGAGGTCCCGGGCGATTCGGGTCCGCGCCCGGCGCACCACGGTCAGCGCGTCGCCCTGCCGACCGGTCCGGTACAACGCGATCGCCAGCAGCTCCCAGCCGCGCTCCCGTAACGGCTGTTCGAGCACGAGCGCCTCCAGCTCACCAAGCACCTCGGTATGCCGGCCCAGCGCCAGCATGGCGGTCAGTCGTGTCTCGGTGGCAGCGGCCCGCAACCCGTCGAGGCGGGCGATCTCCGGCAGCACGAACGACGCCTGTGCCAGATCGGCGTACGCCGGGCCGCGCCACAACCCGAGGGCACCGGTCAGGGTCGTGACGACCGCAGCGGGTCGCCCCCGTCGCAGCATCGTTACGCCGTTCGCGACCAGCGCGGTGAACCGTTCCGCGTCGACCTGCTCGGCCCGCACCCGGACGGCGTACCCGGGGCCTTCCCGGAGCAGCACCGTGCTCGGTGAGCGCGGAGGTCGGTCCGGTTCGAGCGCCCGCCGCAGTCCGGCCACGTAGCCGTGCAGGGTCGCCGGCCCGGCCGTACGCCCACCGTCGCTCCAGACCAGTTCCCGCAGCCGCTCGGCGGGCAGCATCCGCCCCCGGGCCGCCAGCAACGTGGCGAGCACCATGCGCTGTCGTCGGCCGCCGAGCCCCACTCTCGCCCCGTCGCGGTAAGCGGTCAGTGGTCCGAGTACGGAGAATTGCACGTCGGCCATCACCACCCACCGCCTTCACCGGGTCGTCGTGGTCAGCGGGTCGGGTCACCGAGAGCGACACAGACGTTGTCCTGTCGACCGATCCCCAGGGTGAGCCGGCGGGTACCGGCCGGGTTGATCGAGACGACGTGCAGCCCGTCGAGGACGTAGTAGCCACGCGGGTGCTGGTCTCCCGGCCGGAAGTCGAACCCCGCCGGCCCGACGATGGTGTACCGCAGCCACCCGCCGTCCGGGCGGTATTCGAGCAGCCCGGCGCCGCCCACGTCCCGGCGTACGGCCCTCCCGGTGTCGGTGTTGACGAAGTCCACGGTCAGTGGGCCGGCGTACTCCTCACGTCGGACGGCTCCGGTGGCGTAGCGGGCGAGCACCCGGACCCGTACGTCCTGGGAGACCACGCGGACGCGGAGCGGGAACGAGCAGTAGCGGCCGGCCGGCCCGGTCCATTCCTCCTGGACCGAGGGACGCCAGGGCTCGGGGCGGTCGCCGACCCCGCCTCGCCAATCGGACGCAGCCACCGCGGAGCCGGGGCCTTGCCCGGCCACCGGGCTGGCGGGGGCGGCCACCACGGTCGCGGACACCATCAGCATCCCGAGCAGAGACCGAGTGACGAACTTTCCCAGGCGCATGGCATCACCTAACCAGTAAATGTTCATTAACCGGTGTCGATGACAATACTGGTTAGTTACGCCGAGTCAAGGCACACTGTCCACACCTCCCGACGTCGTGGACCGATGACCGGGACCGGTGCCGGGCTGTCGGGATCCCGGACGAGGTCGAGTTCGCCACGAAGGTGCAGATGGCCCGCACCATGCTCGCCCGTGCCCTCGATAGCGGGGTGCCGGTCGGGTGGGTGACGATGGACGAGGCCTACGGTCAGTCGAAGTCGCTGCGGTGGCTGGAACACCGGGAAGTGGCTTTGTGGTCGCGACCCGCCGCAACGACGACATGTGAGGTGTACCAAGGATCCTGGACATGTCCTCCGAGTTGAGAGGATGAGTCCATGCCCGAGCAGCGTCGTCGGTTCAGCCCTCTAAGGGGGCCGCCAGCGGGGTGGCACGCCAGTTCAAGGCCGAAGCTGTGCAGAGGCACACCCGTGCAGTGGGCGATCATGGGAGCCGTCGCGAGGACACTGAACGTCGCCGGCTTACCGGTGACGGTATTCATGGTTCGTGCCGGATGAATCGTGCGATCGCGACGCTCCCGATTAGGACGATCCACGCGAGGGCGACGAGAGCGCCGGTAACCGGGGTGAGTGCGGTGTCCGTCTTGTCGTAGAGCTGTGCGATGGCGCGGTCGGGGAGCCAGCGGGCGTGTTCGGTGACCCCGGCGAGCGCGGGTGAGATGATGAGTACGAGGCTGAGCGTTCCGACGAGTGCGGGCACGAGGTGTCGCACGAGCAATGCGACGGCGTGGGAGAGCAGGCCGATCAGCGTGAGGTAAGCCGCCGCGCCGGCGAGAAGCCCCGGCTCGCCGTCGTCGGCAGGAGACGGGACGTCTGTCAGGTGCTGCGCGATCGTGGCGGCGGCGAGGCTTGCGCCGATACTCACTGCCGCGGTGACGGCGACGACGAGGAGCGCGGCAACCGTCTTGCCGGTGACCAACAGGCCGCGTTTCGGCACGGACGTGAGGGTCGTGCTGAGCTGGCGGCCGGCGTGCTCGTGCGTAGCGGGCAGGATACCCAGCAGAACGAACCCTGCCTGCGCGAACGGCACCGTCTGGAGGGTGATGTCGACGGCTGATGCCTGCGCGCCCTGAGCGACTGCGGAGGCGGCGAGGGCTGCGGCGATCACGATGCCGGTGGCGATCGCGCCGATGGCGGTGAGCGTCGTTGCGGGCAGGGTGCGGAGCTTGTCGAGTTCGGCCGTGGTGACGTTTCCGATGCGCACGATATTCACGCGTCTCGACGGCGGAAGACGACTGTGGCGACGATGAGGAGGGCGAGTGTCCAGCCACCCATGACGAGCGCGCCCGGTACGGCGTCCAGCCCGCCCTCGACGGTGTAGAGGCCGCCGAAGAGCCTGCGGCCGGCCATATCGGGAAGCCAGTGCGCGAGCGGGGTGAGGTTGGTCAGCAGCAGCGAGAACGACACCACAGAGCTGTTCACGATGAGAACGATGAGCGGGATGATGCCGCTGCGGGTCAGCACAGTGATCGCAAACGCGATGAGCCCGGTGAGAGCCCAGTAGAGGGTGCCACCGAGCAAGCGCGTCGCCGCTTCGTCGAGCGTCACGGTCTCGGTTCCGGCCTCGCCGATGACGGCCCATGCGATGCCGACGGTGATGGGCAGGGTGACCACGGCAACCACTGCGACGAACACGACGATGGTGGCCGCCTTCGCCGCGAGGAGGCCCACCCTGCGCGGGGATGCGGTGAGGGCCGCAGTGATCTGCCGGCCCCCGCCGGCATCGGTGCTGTTGGCCATGTACTCGCTGCTGAAGACGATCACCCCGATGACAACCGCGCCGACGGTGCCCAGCGGCATCGCGGCGAACGCGGTCTCGAACGGGGAGGTGGACGCTCGGGTCTCCGGCTGGCCCGCGTCGAGCGCGGCACGAGTCGAGAAGGCGTTCAGTAGCGTGATCGCAACCGATCCGAGCAGCGCCACTGCGACCCCGGCCCACGCGGCGGGCAGGGTCGCGGTCTTCCGCAACTCCGCTGCGAACGTGTTCCATGCGTTCATCGCCCGACTCCGTTTCCGCCGCCGGTGAGGGCGAAGAAGGCGTCCTCCAGGCTGCCGTACCCGACGGTCACCTCCGCCAGAGTCCCGGCCTTGACGATCCGACCGTCGGCGATGACGACGAGGTCATCGGCGAGTCCTGCGACCTCACCCATCAGGTGGCTGGACAGCAGCACGGTGCCACCGGCGTCAGCGTGGCGGCGCAGCAGCCCGCGAATCCAACGGATGCCCTCCGGGTCTAGGCCATTGACCGGCTCATCCAGCACGAGCGCCTCTGGCTCGCCCAATAGCGCCGTCGCCAGCCCGAGCCTTTGCCCCATGCCCAGCGAGTACCGGCCGACGCGGACCCTGGCGGCGTCGGCCAATCCGACCTGTTCCAGCACTTCCCCGATGCGGCGGCGCGGGATGTCGTTGCTGCGCGCCACCCAGGCCAGGTGGTTTCGCGCCGTGCGGGAGCGGTGTGCGCCGGAGCCGTCGAGCA encodes:
- a CDS encoding cupin-like domain-containing protein, with the translated sequence MADVQFSVLGPLTAYRDGARVGLGGRRQRMVLATLLAARGRMLPAERLRELVWSDGGRTAGPATLHGYVAGLRRALEPDRPPRSPSTVLLREGPGYAVRVRAEQVDAERFTALVANGVTMLRRGRPAAVVTTLTGALGLWRGPAYADLAQASFVLPEIARLDGLRAAATETRLTAMLALGRHTEVLGELEALVLEQPLRERGWELLAIALYRTGRQGDALTVVRRARTRIARDLGLDPGAGLLRLEAAILGQDASLDLPAGRAVLPWAPSSSGRSWWVPRRTAEDPSGIPADDGTVEHTTIHCDGRHHAWAATDDQRRAGVRGQRQEQLRRLRRAVERTYPAAAAPAGRRRIRRAGRGAPRPGGVPIAGIPMTRTAAELAGLTPQWRAWTAENLALGVPAGEVREALLAAGLSGSVVDEELTRALDHPYFQACLRLAREYAWQESLLDFYGDLRSAQLAGGLERRVGLCAAEFFDRYYFANRPVILAGAVDDWPARRQWSPTSLRDRLGEVEVEVMTGRDGNPEHGWQHDAHRTRMTFADYLTMVETGGETNDYYMVARNDNWQHGLKPLAQDIRPVPGIIDPVLLPEAVTLLLGPAGTVTNLHHDNMNILLCQVMGRKRVRLVPSYQRSRVYPRGGTYSHVDAELPDLDQYPLYGQATVLAEVLEPGDALFVPAGWWHWVRALDISATVSLHHFQVPPGNHYLHPPLVRADP
- a CDS encoding ABC transporter permease — its product is MNIVRIGNVTTAELDKLRTLPATTLTAIGAIATGIVIAAALAASAVAQGAQASAVDITLQTVPFAQAGFVLLGILPATHEHAGRQLSTTLTSVPKRGLLVTGKTVAALLVVAVTAAVSIGASLAAATIAQHLTDVPSPADDGEPGLLAGAAAYLTLIGLLSHAVALLVRHLVPALVGTLSLVLIISPALAGVTEHARWLPDRAIAQLYDKTDTALTPVTGALVALAWIVLIGSVAIARFIRHEP
- a CDS encoding ABC transporter permease; protein product: MNAWNTFAAELRKTATLPAAWAGVAVALLGSVAITLLNAFSTRAALDAGQPETRASTSPFETAFAAMPLGTVGAVVIGVIVFSSEYMANSTDAGGGRQITAALTASPRRVGLLAAKAATIVVFVAVVAVVTLPITVGIAWAVIGEAGTETVTLDEAATRLLGGTLYWALTGLIAFAITVLTRSGIIPLIVLIVNSSVVSFSLLLTNLTPLAHWLPDMAGRRLFGGLYTVEGGLDAVPGALVMGGWTLALLIVATVVFRRRDA
- a CDS encoding ABC transporter ATP-binding protein, whose product is MLLVEQLVKRHGSRTVLDRVSFKARAGRVTAFLGPNGAGKSSTLRILLGLDCADGGSALVGGRPYRSLRNPLRTVGSMLDGSGAHRSRTARNHLAWVARSNDIPRRRIGEVLEQVGLADAARVRVGRYSLGMGQRLGLATALLGEPEALVLDEPVNGLDPEGIRWIRGLLRRHADAGGTVLLSSHLMGEVAGLADDLVVIADGRIVKAGTLAEVTVGYGSLEDAFFALTGGGNGVGR